A region of Deltaproteobacteria bacterium DNA encodes the following proteins:
- a CDS encoding ATP-grasp domain-containing protein produces MIPKNIFITYNDDAHIRKGEIDDIVSVQGVIDTASSVKKAIEENGISPALVPLKDDPQTFINTLLKGRPDIIFNLCEGAFGMSSMEMNVAGLYEILNFRYTGSGPLTLGICLNKGMTKDILSAKGIPTSRYAVVSDAGSLSSIDLEFPLIVKPLKEDAGLGVDNNAVVHNINALRKRVEYVRDIFRQPAIIEEYIDGREFNVSVIGNENPRALPISEIDFSGLPADMPRLVGYEAKWVATSLFYEKTVPVCPADISRDLEEGIKAVAVNAYKSLLCRDYARIDIRMGLDSIPKVLEVNPNPDVSPDAGLARSAKAAGLSYNGLICEIINYAVNRYGYKD; encoded by the coding sequence ATGATTCCCAAAAATATCTTTATAACCTACAATGATGATGCCCATATAAGGAAGGGTGAAATAGACGATATTGTTTCTGTTCAGGGTGTTATAGACACTGCAAGTTCTGTAAAAAAGGCAATTGAAGAAAACGGCATATCACCTGCCCTTGTTCCATTAAAAGATGACCCTCAAACATTTATAAACACATTACTGAAAGGAAGACCTGATATAATCTTCAATCTCTGTGAAGGGGCATTCGGCATGAGTTCAATGGAAATGAATGTCGCAGGGCTTTATGAAATCTTAAACTTCAGATATACAGGTTCAGGTCCGTTGACACTTGGCATCTGCCTTAATAAAGGCATGACAAAGGATATACTTTCCGCAAAAGGCATTCCTACATCCCGTTATGCTGTAGTAAGTGATGCGGGTTCTTTATCTTCTATAGATTTAGAGTTCCCTTTGATTGTAAAACCGCTTAAAGAAGATGCAGGACTTGGAGTGGATAATAACGCTGTAGTCCATAATATCAATGCCTTAAGAAAAAGGGTGGAATATGTGCGGGATATTTTCAGACAGCCTGCCATTATAGAAGAATACATTGACGGCAGGGAGTTCAATGTTTCGGTCATAGGCAATGAAAATCCACGGGCCCTGCCAATATCAGAGATAGATTTCTCAGGACTCCCTGCTGATATGCCAAGACTGGTTGGTTACGAGGCAAAGTGGGTTGCAACAAGTCTATTTTACGAGAAGACTGTCCCTGTATGCCCTGCAGATATATCAAGGGATTTGGAAGAAGGTATAAAGGCGGTGGCAGTAAATGCATATAAGTCGCTCCTTTGCCGTGATTATGCAAGGATTGATATAAGGATGGGGCTTGATAGTATACCGAAGGTGCTTGAGGTCAATCCAAATCCTGATGTATCCCCGGATGCCGGGCTTGCGAGGAGCGCAAAGGCGGCGGGGCTATCTTATAACGGTCTTATATGCGAGATAATAAACTATGCAGTAAACAGATATGGATATAAAGATTAG
- a CDS encoding deoxyhypusine synthase family protein has product MTKGPISKFIETHFLHFNAAALVEAARAYEGHLNKGGKMMVTLAGAMSTAELGKSFAEMIRQGKVDIISCTGANMEEDVFNLVAHSHYKRIPNYRDLTPQEEVQLFQNGFNRVTDTCIPEGEAIRRIEHHIFKLWKEANDNGRTYLPHEFFYSLLKSKVLEQYYEIDPKDSWLLAACEKNLPMIVPGWEDSTLGNIFASYCITGELKPNTVKSGIEYMVYLADWYINNSKGQGIGFFQIGGGIAGDFPICVVPMLRQDLQKKDTPFWSYFCQISDSTTSYGSYSGAVPNEKITWGKLGTDTPKFIIESDASIVAPLIFARVLGW; this is encoded by the coding sequence TTGACAAAAGGACCGATCTCAAAATTTATTGAAACCCATTTCCTTCATTTTAATGCTGCTGCGCTGGTTGAAGCGGCTAGGGCATACGAAGGTCATCTGAATAAGGGCGGCAAGATGATGGTTACTCTGGCAGGTGCTATGAGCACAGCAGAACTTGGGAAATCCTTTGCCGAGATGATTAGACAGGGCAAGGTAGATATAATAAGTTGCACAGGCGCAAACATGGAAGAAGATGTCTTTAATCTGGTCGCGCATTCACACTATAAAAGGATACCCAATTACAGGGATTTAACACCGCAGGAAGAAGTGCAGTTATTTCAAAATGGCTTTAACAGGGTTACAGATACCTGCATCCCTGAAGGCGAGGCAATAAGAAGGATAGAGCATCATATTTTTAAATTATGGAAAGAGGCAAATGATAATGGAAGAACTTATCTGCCGCATGAGTTTTTTTACAGCCTTTTAAAAAGTAAGGTTCTTGAGCAGTATTATGAGATAGACCCAAAAGACAGCTGGCTGCTGGCTGCTTGTGAAAAGAACCTGCCTATGATTGTGCCTGGGTGGGAAGATTCAACACTCGGAAATATCTTTGCCTCATACTGCATAACAGGCGAATTAAAACCAAATACAGTTAAATCAGGTATAGAATACATGGTATATCTTGCTGATTGGTATATAAACAACAGCAAAGGGCAGGGCATTGGATTCTTCCAAATCGGCGGCGGTATTGCAGGGGATTTTCCTATATGTGTGGTGCCGATGTTGAGGCAGGATTTGCAGAAGAAGGACACACCTTTCTGGTCATATTTCTGCCAGATATCAGACTCTACAACAAGTTATGGTTCATATTCAGGTGCTGTGCCGAATGAAAAGATAACATGGGGCAAATTAGGGACAGATACCCCTAAATTTATTATTGAATCAGATGCAAGTATTGTTGCACCTCTTATCTTTGCGAGGGTATTAGGGTGGTAG
- a CDS encoding arginine decarboxylase, pyruvoyl-dependent — translation MNFVPRRVFFTKGVGTHKEELHSFELALRDAGIEKLNIVAVSSIFPPACKVVSRSHGLNMLSPGQVTFCVMSRCCSNEPRRLIVSSVGCAIPTDRKLYGYLSEHHAYGQTDKAAGDYAEDLAAAMLASTLGIELDANLGWDEKKEIYRISDKIVKTTNITQSAIVKSDGRYTTVVAAAVLIL, via the coding sequence GTGAATTTTGTTCCCAGACGGGTATTTTTTACAAAGGGGGTGGGCACTCATAAAGAGGAACTCCATTCTTTTGAACTTGCACTCAGGGACGCAGGCATTGAAAAACTGAATATAGTGGCAGTCTCCAGCATATTTCCTCCTGCATGCAAAGTTGTATCAAGGTCACATGGCTTGAACATGCTTTCTCCGGGGCAGGTTACATTCTGTGTAATGTCAAGATGCTGCAGCAATGAGCCAAGAAGACTCATAGTATCATCTGTCGGATGTGCAATACCAACTGACAGAAAATTGTATGGATATTTAAGTGAACACCATGCCTATGGGCAGACAGATAAGGCAGCAGGTGATTATGCTGAAGACTTGGCAGCAGCAATGCTGGCATCAACACTGGGCATAGAACTTGATGCAAATCTGGGCTGGGATGAGAAAAAGGAGATATACAGAATAAGCGATAAGATAGTTAAGACAACAAATATAACACAGTCTGCAATTGTCAAAAGCGATGGAAGGTATACAACAGTGGTGGCTGCCGCTGTGCTTATACTATGA
- a CDS encoding ATP-grasp domain-containing protein, translating to MRVAVTYNVKSKGVKREGLPPDFYAEWDDEETISAVKDALSERHDVVLIEADKDAYLKLANEKPDIVFNIAEGIHGRSRESHIPAILEMLEIPYTGSGPLTLGICLDKARAKEMLAYYGIPTSMFFVVHSPLSTLHSPLSFPLIVKPLYEGSSKGIRNDSVVHNEGELDKKIKWVLDEYKQPALVEEFLEGREFTVAMLGNGDELHCLPIVELNYSTLPQGVNPIYSYEAKWIWDTPDNPLEIFTCPAQIDEKLKTETEDICKKAFNMLDLKDWCRIDVRLDASGNPYILELNPLPGILPDPKNNSCFPKAARAAGMDYNKLINTVLDIACKRHGLQVKS from the coding sequence ATGAGGGTTGCAGTAACATACAATGTCAAGAGTAAAGGGGTTAAAAGGGAAGGTCTGCCACCTGATTTCTACGCCGAGTGGGATGATGAGGAAACAATATCTGCTGTCAAAGATGCCCTTTCAGAAAGGCATGATGTTGTATTGATAGAGGCTGATAAAGATGCATATCTAAAACTTGCAAATGAAAAACCTGATATAGTCTTTAATATTGCAGAGGGCATTCATGGAAGAAGCAGAGAATCTCACATCCCTGCAATATTAGAGATGCTTGAGATACCATATACAGGTTCTGGACCATTGACACTCGGTATCTGCCTTGATAAGGCAAGGGCAAAAGAGATGCTGGCATATTACGGCATTCCCACGTCCATGTTTTTTGTAGTTCACTCTCCACTCTCCACTCTCCACTCTCCACTCTCTTTCCCCCTCATTGTCAAACCTCTTTATGAAGGCTCGAGCAAGGGTATAAGAAATGATTCTGTTGTTCATAATGAAGGAGAACTGGATAAAAAGATTAAATGGGTTTTAGATGAATATAAACAGCCTGCGCTTGTTGAGGAGTTTCTTGAAGGACGGGAGTTTACAGTTGCCATGCTCGGTAATGGTGATGAACTTCACTGCCTTCCCATTGTAGAACTAAATTATTCTACTCTCCCTCAAGGTGTTAATCCAATCTATTCCTATGAGGCAAAGTGGATATGGGATACACCTGATAATCCGCTGGAGATATTTACCTGTCCGGCACAGATAGATGAAAAACTGAAAACAGAGACAGAAGATATCTGTAAAAAGGCATTTAATATGCTGGATCTAAAAGACTGGTGCAGGATAGATGTGCGGCTGGATGCCAGCGGCAACCCCTATATTCTGGAACTCAACCCCCTGCCGGGCATACTCCCTGACCCAAAGAATAACTCCTGTTTTCCAAAGGCAGCAAGGGCTGCTGGAATGGATTATAACAAACTTATAAATACAGTTTTAGATATTGCATGCAAGAGGCATGGACTACAAGTTAAAAGTTAG
- the speB gene encoding agmatinase — MVGIPHNFGGLDEKTASPENARFVVLPVPYDMTASYQSGARKGPLAIIDASTHMELYDEELGIEAYKAGIHTMPYLEPTSKGPEDMVNVLYEASNDIIRQNKIPVMLGGEHSITLGLVRALKKKYPKMSVLQLDAHADMRDEYQESPYNHACIARRIIEICPIVQVGIRSLSVEEAEFLMKTQNSKLKTQNCGIFTYFAKDIISSIPVKDICNNLTDDVFITIDLDVFDLSIMPATGTPEPGGLNWYDVTRLLRSVAEKKNVVGFDVVELCPIPGNVAPDFMTAKLVYKMMGYVVENIKNKNAKIKMTD; from the coding sequence GTGGTAGGGATTCCACATAACTTTGGTGGTCTTGATGAAAAGACCGCATCTCCTGAAAATGCAAGGTTCGTTGTCCTGCCTGTTCCGTATGACATGACAGCATCTTATCAGAGCGGCGCAAGAAAGGGTCCCCTTGCAATCATTGATGCCTCAACCCACATGGAACTGTATGATGAGGAACTTGGTATAGAGGCATATAAGGCAGGGATTCATACAATGCCGTATCTTGAGCCTACATCAAAAGGGCCCGAAGACATGGTGAATGTTTTATATGAGGCATCCAATGATATTATACGGCAGAATAAAATACCTGTAATGCTTGGAGGAGAGCACAGCATAACACTCGGGCTTGTAAGGGCGCTTAAAAAAAAATATCCAAAGATGTCAGTTTTACAATTAGATGCCCATGCTGATATGAGGGATGAATATCAGGAAAGTCCTTACAATCATGCCTGCATCGCAAGAAGGATAATAGAAATATGCCCGATTGTTCAGGTTGGCATAAGGAGTTTATCTGTTGAAGAGGCGGAGTTCTTAATGAAAACTCAAAACTCAAAACTCAAAACTCAAAACTGTGGTATTTTCACTTATTTTGCAAAGGATATTATAAGCAGCATTCCTGTGAAGGATATTTGCAATAATCTTACAGATGATGTATTCATAACCATTGACCTTGATGTTTTTGACCTGTCTATCATGCCGGCAACAGGGACACCTGAACCCGGTGGTTTAAACTGGTATGATGTTACAAGGTTACTGCGGTCTGTTGCTGAAAAGAAGAATGTAGTAGGCTTTGATGTTGTTGAGTTGTGTCCTATACCTGGTAATGTTGCGCCTGACTTTATGACTGCAAAACTTGTTTACAAGATGATGGGATATGTAGTAGAAAATATTAAAAATAAAAATGCAAAAATTAAAATGACAGATTAA